From Deferrisoma camini S3R1, the proteins below share one genomic window:
- the ptsP gene encoding phosphoenolpyruvate--protein phosphotransferase, whose product MKIIRQKARLRGIAVSPGIVIGKAYLVDRRKVHPPEKLIDPSEVEAEVARFRRALEDTKAQLQEIKAHYESGGLGEHSYLVDVHLLMLQDRMIAGETERRIRENLESADWALWQVLEGIKASFDGMDDEYFRDRRTDLEHLGDRVLRTLSGRRHERISDIQGDVVVVAHDLSPMDTAQMDVSRIRGFVTDLGGRTSHTAILARSLNIPAVVGLETVTDVANGGDTIVVDGLTGDVVLNPTPEELEAYRRKKARYEALQRELESLAVLPAVTRDGHKVKVGANIELLEEMRSLRRYGAEGIGLYRTEFLYMNRPAPPDEEEQYETYRRVVEAVRPFSVTIRTLDIGGDKMVQAVPIEEEGNPALGLRSIRLCLKEKDLFRTQLRAILRASAHGTIRIMFPMISGVGELQAALAVLEEARKELDARGQPYDPNVAVGAMIEVPSAAVTADLMAPLVDFFSIGTNDLIQYALAIDRVNEHVAYLYEPLHPAVLRMIRATCEAGANEGIPVAVCGEMAGDEIYTLVLLGLGVQELSMHTLSIPRVKRIIHHTTLAEARDLAAKALELRTASEVHEFVEEYMRSHYPWLVDPLEWAGDA is encoded by the coding sequence GTGAAGATCATTCGGCAGAAGGCTCGGCTCCGGGGCATCGCTGTGAGCCCCGGCATCGTGATCGGGAAGGCCTACTTGGTGGACCGCCGCAAGGTCCACCCCCCCGAGAAGCTCATCGATCCCTCCGAGGTGGAAGCGGAGGTGGCCCGGTTCCGTCGGGCCCTCGAGGACACGAAGGCCCAGCTGCAGGAGATCAAGGCCCACTACGAGTCCGGTGGCCTGGGGGAGCACTCCTACCTGGTGGACGTGCACCTGCTGATGCTCCAGGATCGGATGATCGCCGGCGAGACCGAGCGCCGGATCCGCGAGAACCTGGAGAGCGCGGACTGGGCCCTGTGGCAGGTGCTCGAAGGCATCAAGGCGTCGTTCGATGGGATGGACGACGAGTACTTCCGGGACCGCCGCACCGATCTGGAGCACCTGGGCGACCGGGTGCTGCGAACCCTGTCGGGCCGGCGGCACGAGCGGATCTCCGACATCCAGGGCGACGTGGTGGTGGTGGCCCACGACCTGTCGCCCATGGACACCGCCCAGATGGACGTCTCCCGGATCCGGGGGTTCGTGACGGACCTGGGCGGCCGCACGTCCCACACCGCGATCCTGGCCCGCAGCCTGAACATCCCCGCGGTGGTGGGGCTGGAGACCGTGACCGACGTGGCCAACGGCGGCGACACCATCGTCGTGGACGGCCTCACCGGCGACGTGGTCCTGAACCCCACCCCCGAGGAGCTGGAGGCCTATCGCCGGAAGAAGGCCCGGTACGAGGCCCTGCAGCGGGAACTGGAGTCGCTGGCCGTGCTGCCGGCGGTCACCCGCGACGGCCACAAGGTGAAGGTGGGGGCCAACATCGAGCTGCTGGAGGAGATGCGCTCCCTGCGGCGGTACGGGGCCGAGGGGATCGGCCTGTACCGCACCGAGTTCCTCTACATGAACCGGCCCGCCCCGCCGGACGAGGAGGAGCAGTACGAGACCTACCGCCGGGTGGTCGAGGCGGTCAGGCCGTTTTCGGTGACGATCCGGACGCTGGACATCGGGGGGGACAAGATGGTCCAGGCGGTGCCCATCGAGGAGGAGGGCAACCCCGCCCTGGGCCTGCGATCCATCCGGCTGTGCCTGAAGGAGAAGGACCTGTTCCGCACCCAGCTGCGGGCGATCCTCCGGGCCAGCGCCCACGGCACGATCCGGATCATGTTCCCCATGATCTCCGGCGTGGGGGAGCTGCAGGCCGCGCTGGCGGTGCTCGAGGAGGCCCGGAAGGAGCTGGACGCCCGAGGCCAGCCCTACGACCCCAACGTGGCCGTGGGCGCGATGATCGAGGTGCCCTCGGCCGCGGTCACCGCGGACCTGATGGCCCCCCTGGTGGACTTCTTCTCCATCGGCACGAACGACCTGATCCAGTACGCCCTGGCCATCGACCGGGTGAACGAGCACGTGGCCTACCTGTACGAGCCCCTGCACCCGGCGGTGCTGCGGATGATCCGGGCCACCTGCGAGGCCGGCGCCAACGAGGGGATCCCGGTGGCCGTGTGCGGCGAGATGGCGGGTGACGAGATCTACACCCTGGTTCTCCTGGGGCTCGGCGTGCAGGAGCTGTCCATGCACACCCTGTCGATCCCCCGGGTGAAACGGATCATCCACCACACCACCCTGGCCGAGGCCCGGGACCTGGCCGCCAAGGCACTGGAGCTGCGGACCGCGAGCGAGGTGCACGAGTTCGTGGAGGAGTACATGCGGTCCCACTACCCGTGGTTGGTGGATCCCCTGGAGTGGGCCGGGGACGCCTGA
- a CDS encoding HPr family phosphocarrier protein, whose amino-acid sequence MVERRFEIVNTLGLHARAAAALVQTAQKFRSHIEVEKDGTVVNGKSIMGLLMLAAARGSHIVVRAQGDDAAEAVDELGELIRNGFWEGEGSG is encoded by the coding sequence GTGGTGGAGCGGAGGTTCGAGATCGTCAACACCCTGGGCCTGCACGCCCGTGCGGCCGCGGCCCTGGTGCAGACCGCGCAGAAGTTCCGCTCACACATCGAGGTGGAGAAGGACGGCACCGTGGTGAACGGCAAGAGCATCATGGGCCTCCTCATGCTGGCCGCGGCGCGGGGCAGCCACATCGTGGTGCGCGCCCAGGGCGACGACGCGGCCGAGGCCGTGGACGAACTGGGCGAGCTGATCCGCAACGGGTTCTGGGAAGGCGAGGGATCTGGGTGA
- a CDS encoding PTS system mannose/fructose/sorbose family transporter subunit IID — protein MAGVGRGALARCYVRSLALQAAWSFDAMQSVGFAFVLEPALRRIHGTGVPLRRALERHLEFFNTHPFLASAVVGAVVRMEEEGVPAEDIRRFKNALMGPCGALGDSFFWAGAKPALVAAAAALAWIGAGWAPWAFLVAFATLGLVTRAVWLVRGYRLGPAVAEALAQAGFLGKAQRLKDATAALTGLVLAAAVGRALGAQGAARWLWIAAAVSVSMVLAEGVRRGLRPEWAAVVLGTACLGLGMWW, from the coding sequence GTGGCGGGGGTAGGCCGGGGCGCCCTGGCCCGATGCTACGTGCGCTCCCTGGCCCTGCAGGCCGCGTGGAGTTTCGACGCCATGCAGTCCGTGGGGTTCGCCTTCGTGTTGGAACCGGCCCTGCGGCGGATCCACGGCACCGGCGTCCCCTTGCGCCGGGCCCTCGAGCGGCACCTGGAGTTCTTCAACACCCACCCGTTCCTGGCATCGGCCGTGGTCGGCGCCGTGGTGCGGATGGAGGAGGAAGGGGTTCCCGCCGAGGACATTCGGCGGTTCAAGAACGCCCTGATGGGCCCCTGCGGGGCCCTGGGTGACAGCTTCTTCTGGGCCGGGGCGAAACCGGCCCTGGTGGCCGCGGCCGCGGCGCTGGCCTGGATCGGGGCGGGGTGGGCGCCCTGGGCGTTCCTGGTTGCGTTCGCAACCCTGGGGCTGGTCACGCGGGCCGTGTGGCTGGTGCGGGGGTACCGGCTGGGCCCGGCCGTGGCCGAGGCCCTGGCCCAGGCCGGGTTCCTGGGCAAGGCCCAGCGGCTCAAGGACGCCACGGCCGCCCTGACCGGCTTGGTCCTGGCCGCGGCCGTGGGGCGGGCCCTGGGGGCGCAAGGGGCGGCGCGGTGGTTGTGGATCGCCGCGGCGGTGTCGGTGTCCATGGTTCTTGCCGAGGGGGTTCGCCGGGGGCTGCGGCCGGAGTGGGCGGCCGTGGTCCTCGGGACCGCTTGTCTCGGGCTGGGGATGTGGTGGTGA
- a CDS encoding PTS sugar transporter subunit IIC, whose product MIQDWLLLALVGGVAFLDRTAAVQSMVSRPLVTGAVAGWILGRPEAGLLVGALLEFFWLYELPVGAAVPPDEAGAGLAAAVVAASMPDAADLWARLGAGGMAGLAAGHVGGRVDVAVRRWNRDLAARAREALAAGKEPGLGRLVLVGGARFWAAGTASGLALVGAGLWLGPRVPEPTFRGLGLLGMTLVVLAASVCLGRLATRRAKGWFLAGALVGAGAGKGAWPWRG is encoded by the coding sequence GTGATCCAGGACTGGCTGCTCCTGGCCCTGGTGGGGGGGGTGGCGTTCCTGGACCGCACGGCCGCGGTCCAGTCCATGGTGTCGCGCCCCCTGGTCACGGGGGCGGTGGCCGGGTGGATCCTGGGAAGACCCGAGGCGGGCCTGCTGGTGGGCGCCCTGCTGGAGTTCTTCTGGCTGTACGAGTTGCCGGTGGGCGCGGCCGTGCCGCCGGACGAGGCCGGGGCCGGCCTGGCGGCCGCGGTGGTGGCCGCCTCGATGCCCGACGCCGCGGACCTGTGGGCCCGGCTGGGGGCCGGCGGGATGGCCGGTCTGGCGGCCGGCCACGTGGGCGGCCGGGTGGACGTGGCGGTGCGGCGCTGGAACCGCGACCTGGCGGCGCGGGCTCGGGAGGCCCTGGCGGCCGGCAAGGAGCCCGGCCTGGGCAGGCTGGTGCTCGTGGGGGGAGCCAGGTTCTGGGCCGCGGGCACCGCTTCGGGGCTGGCCCTCGTGGGGGCCGGGCTGTGGCTGGGCCCCCGGGTGCCGGAGCCGACGTTCCGCGGGCTGGGGCTCCTGGGCATGACGTTGGTGGTGCTGGCCGCGTCGGTGTGCCTGGGGCGGCTGGCCACCCGCAGGGCCAAGGGGTGGTTCCTGGCGGGGGCGCTGGTCGGGGCGGGGGCGGGGAAAGGGGCCTGGCCGTGGCGGGGGTAG
- a CDS encoding PTS sugar transporter subunit IIB, with amino-acid sequence MSVLLARVDNRLVHGQVLEAWVPYLEADLIVVVGGEESRDPFRRSLFQALSTPQVKVEVVAPEEAPTLVEREGAHRILLLFPDVDAAWKAFRAGLRFERLNLGNVHPRQGGHRVSRTVYLTTEDEEELRDLRARGVRLEVRALPTDASPDPDAFLGPGGCGR; translated from the coding sequence ATGAGCGTGCTGCTCGCCCGGGTGGACAACCGCCTGGTGCACGGCCAGGTGCTCGAGGCCTGGGTGCCGTACCTGGAAGCCGACCTGATCGTGGTGGTGGGCGGTGAGGAGAGCCGGGACCCGTTTCGACGAAGCCTGTTCCAGGCGCTGAGCACCCCCCAGGTGAAGGTGGAGGTGGTGGCTCCGGAGGAGGCACCGACTCTGGTGGAGCGGGAGGGGGCCCACCGGATCCTTCTGCTGTTTCCGGACGTGGACGCCGCCTGGAAGGCGTTCCGAGCGGGGCTTCGGTTCGAGCGGCTGAACCTGGGCAACGTCCACCCCCGGCAGGGCGGGCACCGGGTCAGCCGGACGGTGTACCTGACCACCGAGGACGAGGAAGAGCTGCGGGACCTGCGGGCCCGTGGGGTGCGGCTCGAGGTGCGGGCGCTGCCCACGGATGCGAGCCCCGACCCGGACGCGTTCCTCGGCCCGGGAGGCTGCGGCCGGTGA
- a CDS encoding PTS sugar transporter subunit IIA — translation MIGIVVVAHQDLAEALVRAAEGIAGPLPGVYPVALSYQDPADAARRRLEKVVRRADTGEGVLVLTDMFGGTPTNLSLPFLEPGRVEVLTGVNLPVLLKAHSARADTDVAGLARQLREYGLRSFVLASELWNARPGEGAR, via the coding sequence ATGATCGGGATCGTGGTGGTGGCCCATCAGGATCTGGCCGAGGCCCTGGTGAGGGCGGCGGAGGGAATCGCCGGCCCGCTGCCCGGGGTGTATCCGGTGGCGTTGAGCTACCAGGACCCGGCCGACGCCGCCCGGCGGCGGCTCGAGAAGGTCGTGCGCCGGGCGGACACGGGCGAGGGCGTTCTGGTGCTCACGGACATGTTCGGCGGAACTCCCACCAACCTGAGCCTTCCGTTCCTGGAGCCCGGCCGGGTCGAGGTGCTCACCGGCGTCAACCTGCCGGTGCTCCTGAAGGCCCACTCGGCCCGGGCCGACACCGACGTGGCCGGCCTGGCCCGGCAGCTTCGCGAATACGGCCTGCGCAGCTTTGTGCTGGCCAGCGAGCTGTGGAACGCGCGCCCCGGAGAGGGGGCGCGATGA
- the rapZ gene encoding RNase adapter RapZ, with product MRLVVVTGLSGSGKSSALRALEDLGFFCVDNLPARLLVRFLELSVLAGGEIHKVAVGMDLREPHFLEDYRQAFQEAERLGIRTEVLYLEATDEVLVRRFSETRRRHPLARDGSLAEGIAQERHLFEEIKGAADRVIDTSGMNVHDLKRAVWSYFRAGPEDRTLQVNLLSFGYRYGIPHEADILLDVRFLPNPYFVPALKGRTGREAAVQDHVLSSEQAQEFLRRFLDLLGYLVPLYEQEGKTSLTVAIGCTGGKHRSVSLVEEIGRRLRAEGRAVRVLHRDVER from the coding sequence GTGCGCCTGGTCGTGGTCACGGGGCTGTCGGGTTCCGGCAAGTCCTCGGCCCTCCGGGCCCTGGAGGACCTGGGCTTTTTCTGCGTGGACAACCTGCCTGCGCGGCTTTTGGTGCGGTTCCTGGAGCTCAGCGTCCTGGCCGGGGGCGAGATCCACAAGGTGGCCGTCGGCATGGACCTGCGGGAGCCCCACTTCCTGGAGGACTACCGCCAGGCGTTCCAGGAGGCCGAGCGTCTGGGGATCCGCACCGAGGTGCTCTACCTGGAGGCGACCGACGAGGTGTTGGTGCGCCGGTTCAGCGAGACCCGGCGGCGCCACCCCCTGGCCCGGGACGGGTCGCTGGCCGAGGGCATCGCGCAGGAGCGCCACCTGTTCGAGGAGATCAAGGGCGCGGCCGACCGGGTGATCGACACCTCGGGCATGAACGTGCACGACCTGAAGCGGGCGGTGTGGAGCTACTTCCGGGCCGGCCCGGAGGACCGCACCCTCCAGGTGAACCTCCTGAGCTTCGGGTACCGGTACGGCATCCCCCACGAGGCGGACATCCTGCTGGACGTGCGGTTCCTGCCGAACCCCTACTTCGTGCCGGCCCTGAAGGGCCGCACGGGCCGGGAGGCGGCCGTGCAGGATCACGTGCTCTCCTCGGAGCAGGCCCAGGAGTTCCTCCGGCGGTTCCTGGACCTGCTGGGGTACCTGGTGCCCCTGTACGAGCAGGAGGGGAAGACCTCGCTGACCGTGGCCATCGGGTGCACGGGGGGCAAGCACCGATCGGTGAGCCTGGTGGAGGAGATCGGCCGGCGGCTCCGGGCAGAGGGCCGGGCCGTGCGGGTCCTCCACCGGGACGTGGAGCGTTGA
- the hprK gene encoding HPr(Ser) kinase/phosphatase, producing the protein MRTRSTEGIQPSLTVSDLLADAAGYRLDLELLAGAGGVEREIRVPRIQKPGLALAGYVAQIRSHRVQILGETELAYLATLDPATARANVAQVFEAGAACFVVTKGLEPPEYVAGHADRTRTPLLRTGLRSSVFIDRIDRFLADRLAPRVRIHGVLIDVMEVGILLKGESGIGKSECALDLVRRGHRLVADDVVEIRRYAPFRLVGTGLDLIRYHIEIRGIGILDIRELFGITSVRDEKDVELVVELVPWREGEVYERLGLEERTQPILGVDVPYLRIPVAPGRSIASVVEVAARNHLLRRMGQHSAIRLAERLDAALREEP; encoded by the coding sequence GTGAGGACGAGAAGTACTGAGGGGATCCAGCCCTCCCTCACGGTGTCCGACCTTCTGGCCGACGCCGCGGGCTACCGGCTCGACCTGGAGCTTCTGGCCGGGGCCGGGGGCGTGGAGCGGGAGATCCGCGTGCCCCGGATCCAAAAACCGGGCCTTGCGCTTGCCGGCTACGTGGCGCAGATCCGGTCCCACCGCGTGCAGATCCTCGGGGAGACCGAACTGGCGTACCTGGCCACCCTCGACCCGGCCACGGCCCGGGCCAACGTGGCCCAGGTGTTCGAGGCCGGGGCGGCGTGCTTCGTGGTCACCAAGGGCCTGGAGCCGCCGGAGTACGTGGCCGGCCACGCCGACCGGACCCGCACCCCCTTGCTCCGCACCGGCCTGCGCAGCTCGGTGTTCATCGACCGGATCGACCGGTTCCTGGCCGACCGGCTGGCGCCCCGCGTCCGGATCCACGGCGTCCTGATCGACGTCATGGAGGTGGGGATCCTGCTCAAGGGCGAGAGCGGCATCGGCAAGAGCGAGTGCGCCCTGGACCTGGTGCGGCGAGGTCACCGGCTGGTGGCGGACGACGTGGTGGAGATCCGCAGGTACGCCCCCTTCCGGCTGGTCGGCACCGGGCTCGATCTGATCCGGTACCACATCGAGATCCGGGGCATCGGCATCCTGGACATCCGCGAGCTGTTCGGCATCACCTCGGTGCGCGACGAGAAGGATGTGGAGCTGGTGGTCGAGCTCGTGCCGTGGCGCGAAGGCGAGGTCTACGAGCGGCTCGGGCTGGAGGAGCGGACCCAGCCGATCCTGGGAGTGGACGTGCCGTACCTGCGGATCCCGGTGGCGCCGGGCCGGAGCATCGCCTCGGTGGTGGAGGTGGCCGCCCGGAATCATCTGCTCCGGCGCATGGGGCAGCATTCCGCCATTCGGCTGGCCGAGCGCCTGGACGCGGCCCTTCGGGAGGAGCCGTGA
- a CDS encoding PTS sugar transporter subunit IIA translates to MNLLEFLPRERILPHLKARDKEGVLAELVEVLVAEHKVRDGRQAVQVLLDRERLGSTGIGEGIAIPHGKLRDLDELVAVFGRSPEGVEFDSMDGAPVHLFFLLMAPENSASTHLKALARISRLLKDRSFREELLQADSQEELYEIIAREDEKY, encoded by the coding sequence ATGAATTTGCTCGAGTTTCTGCCCAGGGAGCGCATCCTCCCCCACCTGAAGGCGCGGGACAAGGAAGGCGTGCTGGCCGAGCTGGTGGAGGTGCTGGTGGCGGAGCACAAGGTGCGCGACGGGCGCCAGGCCGTCCAGGTGCTGCTGGACCGGGAGAGGCTGGGCAGCACCGGGATCGGCGAGGGCATCGCCATCCCCCACGGCAAGCTGCGGGACCTGGACGAGCTGGTGGCGGTGTTCGGCCGCAGCCCCGAGGGGGTTGAGTTCGACAGCATGGACGGAGCCCCGGTCCACCTGTTCTTCCTGCTGATGGCCCCGGAGAACTCGGCCAGCACCCACCTGAAGGCCCTCGCCCGCATCTCCCGGCTCCTCAAGGACCGGTCCTTCCGCGAAGAGCTCCTCCAGGCGGATTCCCAGGAGGAGCTCTACGAGATCATCGCCCGTGAGGACGAGAAGTACTGA
- the hpf gene encoding ribosome hibernation-promoting factor, HPF/YfiA family: protein MNLNITFRHAEPSDALKQYATEKVQRLHKYFDGIVDGHVVLTAEKIRHLAEVTLHANGTRIHAKEESTDFYSAVDNVVDKLERQLKRYKEKLKRHKPIRAREARAIQEQVLAFVPAEGEEEGEEPTSPRVIQTEHYTSQPLSVEDAVMEMDLTDRAFLVFTDEDGQVKVLYRRDDGNYGLIEPA, encoded by the coding sequence ATGAACCTCAATATCACGTTTCGCCATGCGGAACCGTCCGACGCGCTGAAGCAGTACGCCACCGAGAAGGTCCAGCGGCTCCACAAGTACTTCGACGGCATCGTGGACGGCCACGTGGTCCTCACGGCCGAGAAGATCCGGCACCTGGCCGAGGTGACGCTCCACGCCAACGGCACCCGCATCCACGCCAAGGAGGAGAGCACCGACTTCTACAGCGCCGTGGACAACGTGGTGGACAAGCTGGAGCGCCAGCTCAAGCGCTACAAAGAGAAGCTCAAGAGGCACAAGCCGATCCGGGCCCGGGAGGCGCGGGCCATCCAGGAGCAGGTGCTCGCGTTCGTGCCGGCCGAAGGGGAAGAGGAGGGGGAGGAGCCGACCAGCCCGCGGGTGATCCAGACGGAGCACTACACCAGCCAGCCCCTGAGCGTGGAGGACGCGGTCATGGAGATGGACCTCACGGACCGCGCGTTCCTCGTGTTCACGGACGAGGACGGCCAAGTCAAGGTGCTCTACCGGCGAGACGACGGCAACTACGGCCTGATCGAGCCGGCCTGA
- the rpoN gene encoding RNA polymerase factor sigma-54 has protein sequence MALELRQNLNQQLRLTQELVMTPQLQQAIKLLQLSRLELMERVREEIEENPLLEEVREDGASEETAQPEAETPTPEPADGGEDPEPEEAAPAEPEIDWEQFIAHYDVNPTPDAPIDFPEDRPSYENYLTPETTLQDHLLWQLRLSPIERDDRTVAELIIGNVDEDGYLRATVEEIAEVADTTPEHVERVLAAVQEFDPLGVASRSLEECLLRQVRELELDPLVERVVQEGMKELENKNYKRLAARLGVEFEDVVDAARQISQLEPRPGRNFASTGVDYVVPDVYVVKEGDEYVVRLNDEGVPRLRISRYYQRLLKDDRPESQEARGYIQERMQAAVWLIKSIHQRQQTLYKVASSIVKFQREFLDKGVNYLRPLILRDVADDIGMHESTVSRITTQKYMHTPQGTFELKFFFSSGIQSRDGEDLASRSVKARIRELISKEDPQKPLSDLEIARQLAQRWGLKIARRTVSKYRESMGILPSSSRKRYF, from the coding sequence ATGGCCCTCGAGTTACGGCAGAACCTGAACCAGCAGTTGCGCCTGACCCAGGAGCTGGTGATGACCCCCCAGCTCCAGCAGGCGATCAAGCTTCTTCAGCTCTCCCGGCTCGAGTTGATGGAGCGGGTCCGCGAGGAGATCGAGGAGAACCCGCTCCTGGAGGAGGTCCGGGAGGACGGGGCCTCCGAGGAGACGGCCCAGCCCGAGGCCGAGACCCCGACCCCCGAGCCGGCCGACGGGGGGGAGGATCCGGAACCGGAGGAGGCGGCCCCGGCGGAGCCGGAGATCGACTGGGAACAGTTCATCGCCCACTACGACGTCAACCCAACCCCCGACGCGCCCATCGACTTCCCCGAAGACCGGCCGTCCTACGAGAACTACCTCACCCCCGAGACCACCCTGCAGGACCACCTCTTGTGGCAGCTGCGCCTGAGCCCCATCGAACGGGACGATCGCACCGTGGCCGAGCTGATCATCGGCAACGTGGACGAGGACGGGTACCTCCGGGCCACGGTGGAGGAGATCGCCGAGGTGGCGGACACGACCCCGGAGCACGTGGAGCGGGTGCTGGCGGCGGTGCAGGAGTTCGATCCCCTGGGGGTGGCCTCCCGCAGCCTGGAGGAGTGCCTGCTGCGGCAGGTGCGGGAGCTCGAACTGGACCCCCTGGTGGAGCGGGTGGTCCAGGAGGGAATGAAGGAGCTCGAGAACAAGAACTACAAGAGGCTGGCCGCCCGCCTGGGGGTCGAGTTCGAGGACGTGGTGGACGCGGCCCGGCAGATCTCTCAGCTCGAGCCCCGGCCCGGCCGGAACTTCGCCTCCACCGGCGTGGACTACGTGGTGCCCGACGTGTACGTGGTGAAGGAGGGAGACGAGTACGTGGTGCGCCTCAACGACGAGGGGGTGCCGCGGCTCCGGATCTCCCGCTACTACCAGCGGCTCCTGAAGGACGACCGGCCGGAGAGCCAGGAGGCCCGGGGGTATATCCAGGAGCGGATGCAGGCCGCGGTGTGGCTGATCAAGAGCATCCACCAGCGCCAACAGACCCTGTACAAGGTGGCCTCGTCCATCGTGAAGTTCCAGCGGGAGTTCCTGGACAAGGGGGTGAACTACCTGCGGCCGTTGATCCTGCGGGACGTGGCCGACGACATCGGCATGCACGAGTCGACCGTGAGCCGGATCACGACCCAGAAGTACATGCACACCCCCCAGGGCACCTTCGAGCTGAAGTTCTTCTTCTCGAGCGGCATCCAGAGCCGCGACGGCGAGGACCTGGCCAGCCGGAGCGTGAAGGCGCGGATCCGCGAGCTGATCAGCAAGGAGGACCCCCAAAAGCCCCTGAGCGACCTGGAGATCGCGCGGCAGCTGGCCCAGCGGTGGGGCCTGAAGATCGCCCGCCGGACGGTGAGCAAGTACCGGGAGAGCATGGGCATCCTGCCGTCGTCGTCGAGAAAGAGGTACTTCTGA
- the lptB gene encoding LPS export ABC transporter ATP-binding protein — protein MTGPRRLEARGLVKRYRGHEVVRGIQLAVERGEVVGLLGPNGAGKTTTFYMIVGLVRPDEGTVWLDDREITALPMYRRARLGVGYLPQEASVFRGLTVRDNVFGVLEARGVPRAEAEERTEAVLEALSIRHLEDRKAHLLSGGERRRVEIARALATNPAFMLLDEPFAGIDPIAIAEIRDRILQLKAWGIGVILTDHNVRETLGVCDRAYVVNRGELLVHGTPDEVARDPRARSVYLGEDFELGAGGRRPEEPPVGNE, from the coding sequence TTGACCGGCCCCCGCCGCCTGGAGGCCCGGGGCCTCGTGAAGCGCTACCGGGGCCACGAGGTGGTCCGGGGCATCCAGCTGGCCGTGGAGCGGGGCGAGGTGGTGGGGCTGCTGGGTCCCAACGGCGCCGGCAAGACCACCACGTTCTACATGATCGTGGGCCTGGTGCGGCCCGACGAGGGCACGGTGTGGCTCGACGACCGGGAGATCACCGCCCTTCCCATGTACCGTCGGGCCCGGCTGGGGGTCGGCTACCTGCCCCAGGAGGCCAGCGTGTTCCGGGGCCTGACGGTGCGCGACAACGTGTTCGGGGTGCTGGAGGCCCGGGGGGTGCCCCGGGCCGAGGCCGAGGAGCGCACCGAGGCGGTGCTCGAGGCCCTGTCGATCCGGCACCTGGAGGACCGCAAGGCCCACCTGCTGTCGGGGGGCGAGCGCCGCAGGGTGGAGATCGCCCGGGCCCTGGCCACGAACCCGGCGTTCATGTTGCTGGACGAGCCGTTCGCCGGCATCGATCCCATTGCCATCGCCGAGATCCGGGACCGGATATTGCAATTGAAAGCCTGGGGCATCGGTGTCATACTCACGGACCACAACGTCCGCGAAACCCTGGGCGTGTGCGACCGGGCGTACGTGGTGAACCGCGGAGAGCTCCTGGTGCACGGGACGCCCGACGAGGTGGCCCGGGACCCCCGGGCCCGATCCGTTTATCTGGGGGAGGACTTCGAGCTGGGGGCCGGGGGCCGACGCCCGGAGGAACCGCCGGTGGGCAACGAGTGA
- the lptA gene encoding lipopolysaccharide transport periplasmic protein LptA, translating to MPRPLRWRAHLVAGFMTVLAAAAGAAQAPLGTWAQGKEPLQVDAQSLEVRGEEARVVFSGQVRARQGDLTLEADRLEVTLDPETRELRSAYAEGNVRIRRGDVLATGRTARYDAARGVVVLEGDPKVWRGKNLVAGDRITLFLAEDRSVVEGARAVIYPQGEER from the coding sequence TTGCCCCGCCCCTTGAGGTGGCGCGCCCATCTTGTCGCCGGGTTCATGACGGTGCTGGCCGCGGCCGCCGGAGCGGCCCAGGCGCCGCTGGGAACCTGGGCCCAGGGCAAGGAGCCCCTCCAGGTGGACGCCCAGTCCCTGGAGGTGCGCGGCGAGGAGGCCCGGGTGGTGTTCTCGGGCCAGGTTCGGGCCCGGCAGGGCGACCTGACCCTGGAGGCGGATCGCCTGGAGGTGACCCTGGACCCGGAGACCCGGGAGCTCCGAAGCGCCTACGCCGAGGGCAACGTCCGGATCCGGCGGGGGGACGTGCTGGCCACGGGCCGCACGGCCCGGTACGACGCCGCCCGGGGCGTGGTGGTGCTGGAGGGCGACCCCAAGGTGTGGCGGGGCAAGAACCTGGTGGCGGGCGACCGGATCACCCTGTTCCTCGCCGAGGACCGGTCCGTGGTGGAGGGGGCCCGGGCGGTGATCTACCCCCAGGGGGAGGAGCGTTGA